The region ATTATGAATAGGATGGGAATTGAAGTTACCGCTATGCCCGGAGCATTACTTTCCACCAATACCGATTATCCTGATTATATTTTGCAGGATAACACCGACCTTTTAAAAAAGACCCTAAGGCACTGGAAAAAGCTGCAGCTGCGTTTTGATGCCATTTATACCGGTTTTCTGGGTTCACCGGAACAGGCATATCTGTTGCTGGAAAATCTACCTTTCTTCATGAAAAAAGAGACAGTGGTTTTGGTTGACCCCGTTTTAGCGGATGAAGGAAAATTATACAGTTGTTACACTTGGGAAATGGTGGAAGCAATGCGCTGCCTTATTTCTATCAGCGATATTATTACCCCCAATTGGACAGAGGCAATTTTTTTAACGGGATGTAAAAATATGCCGGAATTAAACACGGGTCAGGTTCAAGAATGCTGTGCCCGATTAGCCGCTTTAAACCCAAAACATATTGTTATTACCAGTGCCCCAAATTCTCAAAGGGAATTTTCTTCAGTTGCCTATTTTGCCGCTGAAAACGATTTTTTCCGGGAATTTAAATGTAACTATGCCCCAGTTGTTTTTCCGGGAGCAGGAGATTGCTTTTCCGCAATGCTTTTAGCCGGTATTTTAAATAGCTTTGACATCGTGCAATCTATAAAAGGAACTATCGCTTTTATGCAAAAAGCAATAGAAATAAGCATCCCGGTTGTGCAAGATAGAAAAACAGGCATTGACCTTGTTTCTGCCCTGAAAAAAGACCCCCGCCTCTTCTTTTCGCACAAAGAGTAACAGCACTTATTTTTTACAAAGAGAAAAAGAGAAAAAGAGATAACTAAGGAAAAAAGGTTGAGAAAGTTG is a window of Candidatus Cloacimonas sp. DNA encoding:
- a CDS encoding pyridoxamine kinase — protein: MSHPNVLAIHDLSGFGNTSLMAIIPIMNRMGIEVTAMPGALLSTNTDYPDYILQDNTDLLKKTLRHWKKLQLRFDAIYTGFLGSPEQAYLLLENLPFFMKKETVVLVDPVLADEGKLYSCYTWEMVEAMRCLISISDIITPNWTEAIFLTGCKNMPELNTGQVQECCARLAALNPKHIVITSAPNSQREFSSVAYFAAENDFFREFKCNYAPVVFPGAGDCFSAMLLAGILNSFDIVQSIKGTIAFMQKAIEISIPVVQDRKTGIDLVSALKKDPRLFFSHKE